DNA from bacterium:
ATGTCGCCATCCGGCTCTATCGACAGGGCCAAGTCCTCGACATCATCGAGGCCGAAGAAATCGAGGGCGGTCCCAACCTGGTGGTCATCGAGTCGGCCCCCTTGTCGGTCGGCCATACCCAGCGCGATACCCACGTGGACGGCTACAGCGTGACGGTCAAGGCGGTTCGCAAGGGGCATGCCCTCCTGGATGAAGTGCTCGCGCAGTGTAAGGCAAATGCCAGCACCGGCAAGGCGCTGCCCAAGTACACGGTCCTCATCGCCTATCGGGATACCAACACCAACGTCATCCGGCAGGTCAAGGTGGTGAACGCCACCTTGACCGAGGTGAACCCCTTCGCCTCCGGCACCATCAATGCCAAGCAGACCGAAGGCTTCAAGCTCATGGGCCAGCTCGGCTAACCCGTCCGCCCTGAGGCCCCCGAGTCATCTCGGGGGCCGTTCTTTTCATCGAGGAGGTCTTTCTACCCATGTCCGCCGTTCAGGAATCGATCAAGCTCAAGCACGACGAGCTGCAGGCCAAGGCCCGAGAGGTCTTTGAGGAAGGCGAGCGCGTCACGCGCGAGATTGCGCGCCTTCAGGAACTACAGACCCAGCTGTATCGCGAGTTCTTGAAGCTCAGCGCGCAGGCGGCCCTGCTGCAGGAGCTGGACCCGAGCCTCAGGTCGCCGCTGCCCGAGGATGTGAATCCCGATGCGCTCGCCTTGAATCAAGCGGTCGCTGCTCAGCCCTCGTCCAATGGCCTCGCCGTGGCCGGCGTTGCCGCATAGCAAATAGGAGGATTATCCATGCAAATCAAGCTTTCGACCGGGAAGATCGTCGATATCGTCGATGAGTACGGCTTCGACCAGGAGCTTCGCGCCGCGGAGCTTTCGGAAGTGCCCGCCGTGATGACGTACGCGGATACCATCTTGCTCAACATTGCCTCGGTGATGGCGGCCGTGACCAAGATCGACGGCAAGGGGATCCAGGAGGTGACGGGCGAGGCGGTCCGCTCGAAGGATCTGCTCAAGAGCTTCCGCAAGGCGTTTAACGATGCCGAATGGAAGCAGCTCGACAAGGCCTTCGAGGAGGTGTACGCCAAGGGCCCAAAGTCGATCGGGGAGTATTTCATCCTCTCCTGATCTCTCGCTACGAGGAGGTTGCCACCATCTGCCGCGCCTTCAACCTCACGGAAGCCGAGGTGCGCAAGCTTGATCGCAAGGGCTATGCGGCGCGCCTAGAGGCGGCTCATAACGTTCTCTCGCGGTACGTGGCATTCTGAGCCTATCCTCTTGCTTGATGTATAATCATCCGAGCAAGAGGACAGGTTCTGGGCGGGTTTATGGCGGCACAATTAGGGCGGATAACGCTAAGAAGGTGCCTCTTGCAAGACTCTATTGTGAATCGCTTGACAAGAGGTGATAATGCAACTTCGGCGTACATATTCGATTTTATTCTTGTTGGCTTCCATGACGCTGTATTCAAATTCGGCAGTAGCATTTTCTGGGTTTGGATTGGAGAAGTCTTCAGAAGAAAGTCGCTTGAAGTTTATTTCCTCCCAGGAAATCGCGAAAAAATTTCGAAATACGTCAGGATCGCAATGTTTGTTGACGATGAATCTGTACAAGGCGATTTTGGAAGAGGATTTGAAAGCGGTTTCTCAAGCAATTTCGTGCGGTGCAGAGGTAAATCCAAGTAAGTGGAATTATATTACCAATGACTGTCTTCCAGATAGCATCTCTCCGCTGAGATTGGCTCTTATTCTTAATAATTATGAAATTGTTTCGGTTGTTTTATCTGCGGGGGCCCCGGTTAACGAGCGTGCTGAGAATGACAGTCTTGCAACTCCCTTGATGGTTGCCGCGGCTGTTGGAAACGATAAGATCTGTTCATTGCTGATTAGCGCCGGCGCTAAGGTCAATGAGGTTGGTGATACAGGATACACCGCATTGGATCTGGCGATTGTTTGGAACTCGATGCGATTGAAGTTTCCTGGTAATAAGTATCTGGCAGAGCATGATTTGTACTGCCCCGTTGATGCAAATTATGCCAGTACTATAGATGTGCTGAAAAAAAGCAATGCAAAATCTTCGGTTGTTTTTGGTGATGATGGTTATTCATCTCCTAATATTTATTCAGCAAGCGCGGTGAATAAGAATTTATCAATCGCGAATTTTCTTAGTTTCGAAAATTGGGGGTGGTATGATCACGATTTAAGTAAGTTTAAGGAGAGAATGGGCGGTTATTACAACCAAACTTTGACGCTCGTTAAATCTCAGGTGGAAGCCCAGGAAAGAGAAAATAAGCTCAAATCGTTTTTTGATGAAGCAAATGATCCTAAACAGATGGTTTTCTGGAAAAAATTTATGGACTTTGCTCTTGTTAATGATAAGCGTTCTGATGCTTCGTTTGATAAAATCAATGCGATTTTTGTAAATGGAAGAGAGTCTGAATCCAGAAATGAGCTTTCGTCGAATGTCTCCAGAAAGATAGGAAAGCCTGTTTTCTTATTTGTGGAGTTCGAGTCAAATGCAAGCGGGGGGATTCTTGCATCAATTGGTCGTGGATCATCCCTTATTTATTTGTCTGGTGTTAAGCCTGGGTCGGTTGTGAGTGGGGAGAAATTTAACGTGGTCGGTAAGATTGGTGGGACCTATACCTACACCACCGTCCTCGGCAGTAAAAATACTGTGCCTCGAGTAAATGTTAAATGGAAGTACTAATCGTGAAATAGTTTTCCTGAATCGAGATTCATCTGTTGCCCCTGCCATTTTGGCGGGGGTTTTGTTTTTGGAGGCGGCAATGGATGAGAAAAAAAATCGCATGGACGATAGCAAATTCGAAAAT
Protein-coding regions in this window:
- a CDS encoding ankyrin repeat domain-containing protein, translated to MQLRRTYSILFLLASMTLYSNSAVAFSGFGLEKSSEESRLKFISSQEIAKKFRNTSGSQCLLTMNLYKAILEEDLKAVSQAISCGAEVNPSKWNYITNDCLPDSISPLRLALILNNYEIVSVVLSAGAPVNERAENDSLATPLMVAAAVGNDKICSLLISAGAKVNEVGDTGYTALDLAIVWNSMRLKFPGNKYLAEHDLYCPVDANYASTIDVLKKSNAKSSVVFGDDGYSSPNIYSASAVNKNLSIANFLSFENWGWYDHDLSKFKERMGGYYNQTLTLVKSQVEAQERENKLKSFFDEANDPKQMVFWKKFMDFALVNDKRSDASFDKINAIFVNGRESESRNELSSNVSRKIGKPVFLFVEFESNASGGILASIGRGSSLIYLSGVKPGSVVSGEKFNVVGKIGGTYTYTTVLGSKNTVPRVNVKWKY